In Leptidea sinapis chromosome 18, ilLepSina1.1, whole genome shotgun sequence, a genomic segment contains:
- the LOC126969512 gene encoding putative ATP synthase subunit f, mitochondrial has translation MAIGDYPKEYNPAVHGPYDPARYYGKADTPLAQVKLSELGAWFGRRNKTPSAVTGAISRAWWRWQHKYVQPKRVGMAPFFQLLVANMIFFYSINYGKIKHHRNYKYH, from the exons ATGGCTATCGGAGACTATCCGAAAGAATACAATCCAGCGGTGCACGGACCGTACGATCCCGCTCGTTATTATGGAAAAG ctgATACTCCGCTCGCTCAGGTAAAATTGAGTGAGCTTGGTGCATGGTTTGGTCGCCGCAATAAGACTCCGTCAGCTGTTACGGGAGCTATCAGCAGAG CTTGGTGGAGGTGGCAACACAAATATGTACAGCCTAAAAGAGTTGGAATGGCTCCATTCTTCCAGTTGCTGGTTGCAAACATGATCTTCTTCTACTCTATCAACTATGGAAAAATTA aGCACCACAGGAACTACAAATACCACTAA
- the LOC126969492 gene encoding 26S proteasome non-ATPase regulatory subunit 4: protein MVLESTMICVDNSDYMRNGDFLPTRLQAQQDAVNLVCHTKTRSNPENNVGLMTLANVEVLATLTSDVGRILSKLHRVQPKGNINILTGIRIAHLALKHRQGKNHKMRIIVFVGSPINSDEKELVKLAKRLKKEKVNCDVVSFGEDADNNPLLTSFVNTLNGKDNTSGGSHLVSVPAGGCVVLSEALISSPVIGGDGAGPSGSGLSPFEFGVDPNEDPELALALRVSMEEQRQRQEEESRRQQASTEGDANKTGETPTTGAAAVPAGREPMELSEDEQIALAMQMSMQQDAPAAEESMDVSEEYAEVMNDPAFLQSVLENLPGVDPQSEAIRNAMSTIKKDKDDKNEKKDGSGSKEK, encoded by the coding sequence ATGGTTTTGGAGAGTACTATGATATGTGTGGATAACAGTGATTACATGAGAAATGGAGATTTTTTGCCTACAAGACTCCAGGCTCAGCAGGACGCCGTAAACCTTGTTTGTCATACTAAAACACGATCAAACCCGGAGAATAACGTTGGTTTAATGACTCTTGCTAATGTTGAAGTACTAGCTACTTTGACCAGCGATGTCGGACGGATACTATCCAAGCTCCATCGTGTTCAACCGAAAggaaacattaatattttaactggTATTAGAATTGCTCATTTAGCCCTCAAACATCGTCAGGGAAAGAACCACAAGATGCGTATCATAGTATTTGTAGGTTCTCCAATAAACTCAGATGAAAAAGAGCTTGTAAAACTTGCTAAGAGGCTTAAGAAAGAAAAAGTTAATTGTGATGTTGTATCCTTTGGTGAAGATGCTGATAATAATCCTTTGTTAACATCATTTGTGAATACACTCAATGGTAAGGATAACACAAGCGGTGGAAGCCATCTTGTGTCTGTACCAGCTGGAGGTTGTGTTGTCCTGTCTGAGGCTTTGATCTCAAGTCCTGTAATTGGAGGAGATGGTGCTGGTCCCTCTGGTTCTGGCTTGTCACCATTTGAATTTGGTGTTGATCCCAATGAAGACCCAGAATTGGCTCTTGCACTCAGAGTCTCTATGGAAGAACAAAGACAACGTCAAGAAGAGGAATCTAGACGTCAACAAGCTAGTACTGAAGGTGATGCTAATAAAACTGGTGAAACACCTACTACAGGTGCTGCTGCTGTACCAGCTGGCCGTGAGCCAATGGAACTTTCAGAGGATGAACAGATTGCACTTGCTATGCAGATGAGCATGCAACAAGATGCTCCAGCAGCGGAGGAAAGCATGGATGTGTCCGAAGAGTATGCTGAGGTTATGAATGATCCTGCATTTCTCCAGAGTGTTCTAGAAAATCTCCCAGGGGTTGATCCTCAGAGTGAAGCTATTCGAAATGCAATGTCTACTATCAAGAAAGACAAGGATgataaaaatgaaaagaaagatGGTTCAGGGTCAAaagaaaagtaa